From the Brassica napus cultivar Da-Ae chromosome A8, Da-Ae, whole genome shotgun sequence genome, one window contains:
- the LOC106440750 gene encoding uncharacterized protein LOC106440750 — protein MGKKSSGDSTDRKSWDKLFKTLVKILQTKQDEVESLLKDRKVLEDKLKSQHENWISDARNHEEQLSLMNREIETREMMQFFETAKCNLLSGFKERDHSLCNLKLEQTVDERDDFKAWFDFLTLNTNKESGSSSLEAEMRKLKLEYEKLASEKKREVSDLSRENGFVWSQLKCIESGFTDKLKKREDEISQANSKIASLLSFQEQLQSSNQEKDEVISSLKAKVAEMETDSRKRDEEISKLSRERESLKKSRSFTPVLTRCTTRDKGNNSNTVSTKKEKLAASTPNQEEIKSAKRKRENKTTPATVSVIPKLFTSTFRLPKLKSPPSGVIG, from the exons ATGGGTAAGAAATCTTCTGGAGATTCTACGGATCGAAAAAGCTGGGACAAACTCTTCAAGACTTTGGTAAAGATTCTTCAGACGAAACAAGACGAGGTCGAATCTCTCCTTAAAGACAGGAAGGTCCTCGAAGATAAGCTCAAATCTCAACACGAGAACTGGATCTCTGATGCTCGTAACCACGAGGAACAACTCTCTCTT ATGAATAGAGAGATTGAAACGAGGGAGATGATGCAGTTCTTTGAGACCGCTAAATGCAATCTCTTGTCTGGATTTAAGGAAAGGGATCATTCTCTTTGCAATTTGAAGCTAG AACAGACAGTGGACGAGAGAGATGACTTCAAGGCTTGGTTTGATTTCCTCACTCTCAATACAAAT AAGGAAAGTGGCAGCAGCTCATTGGAAGCTGAGATGAGAAAACTGAAGCTTGAGTATGAGAAGCTCGCTTCCGAGAAGAAACGTGAAGTATCTGATCTTTCACGAGagaatgggtttgtttggagtcAGCTTAAATGTATCGAGAGCGGGTTTACTGATAagttgaagaagagagaagacgaGATTTCTCAAGCTAATAGCAAAATAGCGAGTCTTTTATCTTTTCAAGAGCAGCTTCAGTCATCTAATCAAGAGAAAGATGAGGTTATCTCAAGCTTAAAGGCTAAGGTTGCTGAGATGGAAACGGATTCTAGGAAGAGAGATGAGGAGATCTCAAAGCTCTCGCGGGAACGAGAGTCTCTGAAGAAGTCTCGTAGCTTTACACCTGTTTTAACTAGATGCACAACTCGTGACAAAGGTAACAATAGTAACACCGTATCTACTAAGAAAGAGAAGCTAGCTGCATCAACACCTAATCAGGAG GAAATTAAAAGCGCAAAGAGGAAACGAGAGAACAAGACCACGCCAGCCACAGTTTCAGTGATCCCAAAGCTGTTTACTTCCACGTTTAGGCTTCCCAAGTTAAAGTCTCCACCTTCTGGAGTTATTGGCTGA
- the LOC106444590 gene encoding uncharacterized protein LOC106444590, which yields METISMNHSPGKQVSGLRPFKNPRRRSSRGKPSRSGGSLAPPINPTFSWGSSPAYPPPYYSEPPLQRLNSSSLSPQQVSSSQPRVRSSTIPRAQARGTMFETLQKKVDPKVEYIETVPGLARTGSVPVRSNHPRDFPKGFDGYPGPAIMLLSPPPSSLPIPRFAIKPKHRCNAEAAGKVNDVAADNIRPALQLR from the exons ATGGAAACAATATCTATGAACCATTCACCGGGTAAACAAGTTTCGGGCTTGAGACCATTCAAGAACCCTAGAAGGAGGAGTTCTCGTGGTAAGCCTTCACGTTCCGGCGGAAGTTTGGCTCCACCGATCAATCCAACGTTTTCTTGGGGATCTTCACCAGCGTATCCTCCTCCTTACTACTCGGAGCCTCCTCTTCAACGTCTCAACagctcttctctctctcctcaacAAGTCAGCAGCTCTCAACCACGAGTCAGGAGCTCCACTATCCCGCGAGCTCAGGCAAGAGGTACAATGTTTGAAACACTGCAGAAGAAAGTAGa CCCTAAAGTAGAGTACATTGAAACTGTACCGGGACTAGCTAGAACCGGTTCGGTTCCGGTCCGGTCTAACCACCCGCGTGATTTCCCGAAAGGATTTGATGGTTATCCCGGTCCAGCGATCATGTTACTATCTCCTCCGCCGAGTAGTTTGCCCATACCTAGGTTTGCGATCAAACCGAAGCATCGTTGCAACGCAGAAGCTGCCGGGAAAGTGAATGACGTAGCCGCCGATAACATACGGCCAGCTTTACAGCTCCGGTGA
- the LOC106444591 gene encoding ER lumen protein-retaining receptor erd-2.2-like: MKAEKSPIQTVMSWIRRQPPKVKAFLCVVTAMTILVFLRVIVHEHDNLFIASEAVHAVGISVLIYKLTKEKTCAGISLKTQELTALFLAVRLYCSFVMEFDLHTLLDSATLATTLWVIYMIRFNLRPTYMEDKDNFAIYYVVVPCAVVSLLIHPSTRHHIINRLFWAFCVYLEAVSVLPQLRVMQNTKIVEPFTAHYVFALGIARFLSCAHWILQVLDTRGRLLTALGYGLWPLMVLLSEIIQTFILADFCYYYVQSLMGGQLVLRLPSGVV, from the exons ATGAAGGCGGAGAAGAGTCCGATTCAGACCGTGATGTCGTGGATTCGCCGGCAGCCACCGAAGGTAAAGGCGTTTCTTTGTGTTGTTACGGCAATGACGATCCTCGTCTTCCTCAGGGTCATTGTACACGAGCACGACAACCTTTTCATCGCTTCCGAGGCTGTCCATGCCGTTGGGATCTCAGTTCTTATCTACAAACTCACCAAGGAGAAGACATGCGCTG GGATTTCTCTCAAGACGCAGGAGCTAACGGCTTTGTTTCTGGCCGTGAGATTGTATTGTAGCTTTGTAATGGAGTTTGATCTTCACACGTTACTTGATTCTGCCACGTTGGCGACGACCCTTTGGGTCATCTATATGATCCGGTTCAACCTTAGACCGACGTATATGGAAGACAAAGATAACTTTGCCATCTACTACGTT GTAGTCCCATGTGCTGTTGTGTCTTTGCTCATTCATCCATCTACACGTCATCACATCATAAACAGGCTCTTTTGGGCCTTCTGTGTTTATCTTGAAGCTGTTTCAGTTCTTCCTCAATTAAGGGTCATGCAGAACACTAAG ATCGTGGAACCATTCACAGCACATTACGTATTTGCTTTGGGAATCGCTAGGTTCTTGAGTTGTGCACACTGGATCCTTCAG GTGTTGGATACGAGAGGGAGGTTACTGACTGCATTAGGGTATGGACTATGGCCTTTAATGGTCCTTCTCTCTGAAATCATCCAAACTTTCATCCTTGCAGATTTCTGCTATTACTATGTTCAGAG TTTAATGGGTGGACAGCTCGTTCTGCGTCTTCCTTCTGGTGTGGTATAA
- the LOC106440749 gene encoding ferredoxin--NADP reductase, leaf isozyme 2, chloroplastic-like: protein MATALNAAVSLTSSKSSFLPATSCAIAPERIRFGKGGFSYKSNNVATSRRVFSVRAEVTTDTPPAVKKVEKESKKNEEGVITNKYRPKEPYTGKVLLNTKITADDAPGETWHMVFSHQGEIPYREGQSVGVIADGIDKNGKPHKVRLYSIASSALGDLGNSETVSLCVKRLVYTNDAGEVVKGVCSNFLCDLKPGSDVKLTGPVGKEMLMPKDPNATVIMLATGTGIAPFRSFLWKMFFEKHDDYKFNGLAWLFLGVPTTSSLLYTEEFDKMKAKAPENFRVDYAISREETNDKGEKMYIQTRMAQYAPELWELLKKDNTFVYMCGLKGMEKGIDDIMVSLAANDGIDWFDYKKQLKKAEQWNVEVY from the exons ATGGCGACTGCTTTGAATGCTGCTGTCTCTCTCACATCTTCAAAATCTTCTTTTCTTCCAGCTACAAGCTGTGCCATTGCTCCTGAAAGGATCAGGTTTGGTAAG GGTGGTTTTTCCTACAAAAGCAACAATGTAGCGACAAGCAGAAGAGTGTTTTCGGTAAGAGCCGAAGTCACAACAGATACTCCTCCTGCTGTGAAGAAAGTAGAGAAAGAGTCAAAGAAGAACGAGGAAGGTGTGATCACCAACAAGTACAGACCAAAAGAGCCTTACACAGGCAAAGTCCTTCTCAACACCAAGATCACAGCTGATGATGCCCCTGGAGAGACCTGGCACATGGTTTTCAGCCATCAAG GTGAAATACCGTACAGAGAAGGCCAATCTGTTGGTGTGATTGCAGATGGGATTGACAAGAATGGGAAGCCTCACAAGGTCAGGCTTTACTCCATTGCAAGCAGCGCTCTTGGAGACCTCGGCAACTCTGAAACC GTTTCTTTGTGTGTGAAAAGACTTGTTTACACTAATGATGCAGGAGAGGTTGTTAAAGGAGTTTGCTCAAATTTCTTGT GTGACTTGAAACCAGGGAGTGATGTTAAGCTCACTGGTCCTGTAGGGAAAGAAATGCTTATGCCTAAGGATCCGAACGCCACTGTCATTATG CTTGCCACAGGGACAGGAATAGCTCCTTTCAGGTCTTTCTTGTGGAAGATGTTCTTCGAGAAACATGATGACTACAAG TTTAATGGCTTAGCGTGGCTGTTCTTGGGCGTACCAACCACTAGTTCATTGCTCTACACAGAG GAGTTTGATAAGATGAAAGCAAAGGCACCTGAGAATTTCAGGGTTGATTACGCTATAAGCAGAGAAGAAACTAACGATAAAGGAGAGAAAATGTATATCCAGACCAGAATGGCGCAGTACGCACCAGAGTTATGGGAGTTGTTGAAGAAAGACAACACGTTTGTCTACATGTGTGGGCtcaagggcatggagaaaggaatTGATGACATTATGGTCTCATTAGCTGCTAATGACg GTATTGACTGGTTTGATTATAAGAAGCAGTTGAAGAAGGCAGAGCAATGGAACGTTGAAGTCTACTGA